The nucleotide sequence AAATCCTATTTTTCACCCTAGGACAAGGTTAAGGGCCCCCAAATATGTACAAACACCCCATTCTCTGAGACACctccagagaaaagcaaatgggaCCCCACCCAGACTAGGCAGTCACCCCATTCTCTCTCCCACTCAGGAAACAAATCTAGCCCCGCCCCCACATAATTGTCTCATATTCTCCGAGACGGTAAAGACGGCGACAAAGAAGGTAGGCCCTGAAGTCACAGAGACCCTCCACAGCGGCCATACCTGTAGAGTGCCGGCTCAGGCCCGGAACCTGCTCCGTCGAGCGCCCGGTGAGCCAGGCTCAGTGCCGCAGCTGCACGGCGACCCGGCTCCCACCCTGCGGCTTCGGCCTCAAGCAGAGAGAGCTCCAAGAAGTAAGTGGCGAGTAGCAACACCTGCAGTTTTCGCGGGGAGCGTGTCAGGGCACGCCCCTACTCGCGAGGCCACACCCCTACCCGCGAGGCCACGCCCCCCCCCGCACAAGCCATGCCCTACCCGCGAGGCCAGGCCCGCCCGCACAAGCCATGCCCCTACCCACGAGGCCCCGCCGCGCTCCTGCCCCTTGCACCTGGGGGGCGCTCCGGGCCAGAGCAGCAAGCAACCCGAGGCAAAGTAGCGGGCCCGGGTGGTGCAGCCGGAAATCCAAGCGGCTCAAGATGCGGCGCTCCGCGCGCAGAAGCTCGGCCCTCGAGAAGGAGCCAGCGCCcaggagacagagggaggagggCTGGGAATTGGGGGAAAAGAGGTGGGGAAATCTTCGACCCTAGCTCGTTACTCCCTGGACTTGAGCGCCTGGGATCGTTTCAATCCCcgttctgggcctcagtttcctggtctgtaaaatggggccattGATTTGCTGTCTGGAACTCACGGAATTTCACAGCCAGATAGACTTGGGTTCCTGACCTCAAACCCTACCGTTTACTCACTGTCTGACATGGACATCCACTGAAGCTCTGAGATTCAGTGTCTTCACATAAAACGGAGATATGACTTCCTACTTCACCAGGCCGTTCTGGTAAGGCACTGCGTTCATGCATGTTAACTATACTCAAGAAGGACTATAGCTACTATAACTACTCAAGAGTGAGTCCAAGTCCCAAATGCTTGTCTTCTGGCAAATGTCTTcctgtctctgggcctcagtctcttcCTCTGTTAAAAGGACACATTGGTAGCCTCTACCACATAGAGACATGCTGGGATTCCAAGACTAGGTAAAATGCTTGCTTGGCACACACTAGACATTTAATCTGTGAGGCGGGGAGGAAGGGCTCCACCCTCCCAAGCCCCGCCCCGGAAGTACCTCGGGAAGCACGCACTCTTCCACTTTGCACGCCAAGAACAGGCAGGCCATGCCCAGCAGCTGCAGGCGGTGTAGGCGCACTCGGCTCGCGCGCAAGTAGGAATCAAGCAGGTGCACGGCCAGGTAGAGCGTGTCCCCCGCCAGACCCAGGTACTCCTGGGGAGGGGCGTGAGTGAGCACCAAGGTTCTAGACTGCTACgcaggcccctccctgccccctcccggTTACGTACGTGCACCTGAACCAGCCAGTCCACCACTAGCGCGCGCATCTCCGGGGTCACGGTGCGGGGCAGGGCCCTCCAGGGCAGCGCGCGGCACACCTGCGGTCAGGCAAGGACGGCCTCAGTCTCCACACCTGTGCCTTGGCTTCCCTCCCGGGCTCCAGCCCTGGGTGCCCCAGTCTCCTCGCATCAGTTGGACGTCACGAGTGCCACATACAAACGCCTCCGACATCTCTTCCGAATACGCTCCTCTTGTGTGTCGCCATCTAGAACCCTGGACTTTGTTCTGGACGCCTCACTTTCCAGCTCTCCAGTTTAGCCCCAAGGCCACAGGACTTCATTACTGAGCATCTTCTCCTGGGTTCCCAGACTTCAGTCTTAGTCACCAACCCTCAACCCATCCTCCTCAGAACACCCAGAGGGTCTTTCTAAAGTAtgaatctgaccaaggaactaccCAGCCTAAAACCCTTCCGTGGCTTTCAGTACTCTTAAGAGAAAATCCTAATTGCTGTCAGATTCCGGCCCTGCTCCAGCATCACCTATCCCCTCTCTCCCCCCAAAACCCACACTTAAGCTACTTCTTACCTCGTTCCTACCTCAGGTCCTTTGCACTTATGTGCCAGCTGAAATGGTCATTCCCCACTCCTTGCATTTCTGACTTCTCAGTACTTCCAGTCTCAGCTAAAATTTCCCCAGCTTTTTCTATACTTTTCCATGTACCCTATCATCTTTACCtcattgctttattttcctcatggTATTTTCAGATATCTGGTGTTTACTTCAAAGTCTTGCCTTTTTGCCCCACTAGACTGCCAGCAGGGCAGGGATTTCTGTCCAGATCACAGCTGTATCTTGGTTCCTAACAGAGACCCAGGCATGGGAGAGATGCTCACAAGATGTTAAATGAACGCATCCCTTcagtatttcttctggcaatgcCTGTCTCAGACAATATCAGTGGACAACAATAGcctgtgttttggtttttgtggCCCTTCTGAAATTATCGCCTactttgtttgtttgtctctGCTCATTGAGGCAGACTGTCTCGTGGTGTCCATCACGGCatccccagtgcctggaacatgCTCAGAAACATTTGCTAATGACTCACTGAATAATTGATAAGTGGGTCAATGtgagagactgctgctgctaagtcacttcagtcgtgtctgactctgtgcgaccccatagacagaagcccgccaggatcccccatccctgggattctccaggcgagaacactggagtgggttgccatttccttctccaatgcatgaaagtgaaaaaagtgaagtctctcagtcgtgtccaactcgtagcaacctcatggactgcagcctaccaggctcctctgcccatgggattttccaggcaagagcactggagtggggtgccattgccttctgcaatgtgagagactatGCAGTACCAAAGAAGGGGCTGCAAACAGCTGGGGAGGCTGGGAAAGGGCATTCCACACAGGTACAGTGCGAGAGAAAAAGGCCAAGAAGTTGTGGGTGGCAGCAGTTTAAAGGCCGCAAAGTCAGCCGGAAGTGACGTGAGAGGCTGGTGAGGTGGGAGTTAGGGAAGACTTGTTGAGTGGGTGTTGGGTGAGAGAGTCAGCTTTGGCTTCCTCCAACCCGAACGTTGCCTCTGCTGCCCTCCATGGATGTGGGCGGCGTTAGAGTTGCCCAAAGGCCGCTGGTCCACgggtgcccccccaccccacgccaACCCCAACCCCACTCACCATGACTTCGGTGAAGATGTCCCTGGCGTACTCACGTTCTCCCTCCAGCCCCAGCGTACTCAGAGCCTCCTCCAGCCCCGGTGGTGCGCAAGGCCCCGGGGGCCTCTCTGGGAGTCCTGGGGAGACGCTCCTGCCCGCCAGGACGCCATCAGGGATTGAGGTGCTCCGAGGCTCTGGGTCGAGGCAGGCGTTTGGACTCTGCaaaggagaggggctggggtcAAGAGCATGGAGAGAGGCCCAAGCCGAGAGGCGGGAACCTGGCTCCTGTATCTCACCAGCATCCTTCGGGCTGGCGTCAAGGGTCAAGCCAAGTGCCCACCTCTTCCTAATGAGCGGAGGACCCTCGACAGGTGCTTTAAATGTGCGTGGGCGCATGCGTGCTGAGCACGCTTCACCTGGGCAGGTGCAGAGGCAAAGACGAAATGCTACACAGGCTGTCTCTGCCCCATCCAGACTCTCTAGGTCAGGCAGATGGCTCAAACTCTCTTTCCGCTACTTAACTATGATCAGAAGCAGGCCCTGTGAGCCTCACTCTCCTCAGCAATAAAGCAGGGATTTCAAAACTTACCCGACACATTGGTCCTGAGGAATTTGTAAGATTGTTAAATGTCCAGCACAGGGATCAAAACCTTAAAAGCTCAAGGCAAGGGAGCTATAAAATCATGTAACAAATATTGATAGAAGGCCTCTGTCCCCTGTGGTGGGTATTCAGGGATGAGCCCATGGTCGCTGCCTTTACCAAACCCACAGCTTCCAGGGGAGCTGATCCTCACGACTCACCAGCGATCCGGCTGGGTTAGTGCAGTGGCCTCTTCACTAGTCTTCCTGTAGCCGCCCTCCGCAATCACCACCCATTGTGCAGCCCGAAACGACGCTGTGACCCCTAATACACCAATTCATGCTCTGCCTCTGTTCAAAACATTGTGGGCTCCCATAGCCCTCAAGTTGAAAGCCCAAGAGGCCCTATTATCTTCCCACCCCCAAACATACCTTTGAGCCCATCTCCTATCCCCCTCACTCACTCCTCTCCCATCACACTGGCTTCCTGGCTCAGCCTCACCCACACCAGGCACAATTCTAcgtcagggcctttgcactggctgttccctgTGTCTGGAACCTCCTCCCTCAGAGATCCTTCACTTCCTGCAAAGTGTTTCCTCAGAtacttccttctccatgaaaaaaTGACATCCTGAGCATTTCCTGTTCCCATTCTATGCACGTACTTGCCTTAGCACTTCTCCCTCCTGACTAGACTGTGAACCCCATGAGGGCAGGGCTTAtctagtttttgttttcattgctgtattcTCAGTGCCTCGAGGAGGCTTGCCAGTGTCAGTacgtaaatatttgttgaatgaatgagtgaacaggCAGAAAGGGCCTCTCTGAGGttatgttgaaactgaaacctCTAAGAGGAGCCAGAACTGCAGATGGAGAGAGTgttccaggtgtgtgtgtggcggggtggggggggggggggggaggcgggAAGCATgagcaaagaccctgaggcaggaGAGCTTGCTATTTTCAGGCACTGAGAGGTCAGTGAGGTGAGAAAAGTAAACAGAGTGTGAGATGCTGGACCAGTGGCTTCCTGTCATACTTAAAACTCAAAGACCTTACCTTGGGCCCAAGATCCTTTTGGCCCATTGTTACCTGTTTAACCTCATTTTCCTCTACTCTTCCTATGCCTTCACTCCTTGAGACACTGTCTTTATGTTCCCCAAACACATCAGACACCtgcctgcctcaggacctttgcacttgcaaTTCCTTTGCCTGAACCGGGTGAGAACCTGGATATGTATATGCTCAGAGGACCTCTACGCTGTGGGAGGCAGACCTCAGGGGTAGTGCAGGTTTGGCTCCAGACCGCCTCAGGAAAACAAATTattacaataaagtgagtcacacaaattttggtttcccagtgtatCTAAAAGTTGTGTACACTATTGTAGTCTGTTGTGTGCAACaatattatgtctaaaaaaaaaatgtgcgtaccttaactttaaaatactttattgaaaaaaaaaatgctaaccatcatctgaaaacagggttgccacaaaccttcaatttgtttaaaaaaaaatgcagtctcTGCAAAGCACAATgaagtgaagcacaataaaatgacatATGCTGTAACAAAATTATTACAAGGGGAAGGTAGTAACTTTAGAGGTAGTCTGTCAGAGGCGAAATCTGACAGACCCCTTAACTGAAGAATCAGTCATCACCAGAAACAGAACAGATTGCCCATGTACCTCTTGATAGGATATATCAAGAAGGGCACCTCATTTCAAGGAAGTTCTTTCAAAAATAGCTTACATATAACCACAAAGAAACATCAGGCAAAAAACCCTGATCAAGAAGCATTCTGCAAAataaccaggcttcccaggtggctcagtgggtaaaggatttgcctataatgcaggagacaggttccatctctgggtggggaagacccctggaggaggggcatggcaacccactccagtattcttgcctggggaatcccacggacagaggagtctggcgggccacagtccacggggccgcagagtcagccacgactgagcgactgagcacaggcaTGCGGCAAAATAACCATCCTGTAAGTGTCAGACCAGACAATGGAAATGCAACGTGTTAAGTCTGGATTGAGTCACTGGCCGG is from Bos indicus isolate NIAB-ARS_2022 breed Sahiwal x Tharparkar chromosome 18, NIAB-ARS_B.indTharparkar_mat_pri_1.0, whole genome shotgun sequence and encodes:
- the CCNP gene encoding LOW QUALITY PROTEIN: cyclin-P (The sequence of the model RefSeq protein was modified relative to this genomic sequence to represent the inferred CDS: inserted 1 base in 1 codon), with amino-acid sequence MLVRYRSQVPASRLGPLXHALDPSPSPLQSPNACLDPEPRSTSIPDGVLAGRSVSPGLPERPPGPCAPPGLEEALSTLGLEGEREYARDIFTEVMVCRALPWRALPRTVTPEMRALVVDWLVQVHEYLGLAGDTLYLAVHLLDSYLRASRVRLHRLQLLGMACLFLACKVEECVLPEPSSLCLLGAGSFSRAELLRAERRILSRLDFRLHHPGPLLCLGLLAALARSAPQVLLLATYFLELSLLEAEAAGWEPGRRAAAALSLAHRALDGAGSGPEPALYSRAELGPLEPCMVRAALRGPAPGRAAVFLKYARPQRQGISLAAACLLRHSPPGPP